From Stenotrophomonas sp. SAU14A_NAIMI4_8:
TCGATCCTGGTGGCCGTGCCGATGCTGACGATCGGTTTCCTGCGCGTAAGCAAGCAGGACCTGCTGCCCAAGGCCAAGGACATCGAAGCCCTGGAGCGTCGCCCGTAATCCTTGCGGCACGCAGCACACAGAGAACCCCGCGCAAGCGGGGTTTTTTGTGGGCAGGACTGCGCCCTGCACCTGCTTGGAGCAACGGCAAATGCCAAATCCAAAGCCAGAGCGGCATTCCGTGGGATGGCGGGGCGGTGTGGGTGGGCAGGACACGCCGCAAGTACGTCACTGTAGGCTCGTAGGCGCCATCCATGGCGCCTGCGGTCCTGCCCACCCACACCGCCCCACCTCTGACAGGTTCACGCGGCGGTTGGTAACGGCGCCTGTTGTTCCGCGCGGCTGTTGGTAGGTGTCGACCTTGGTCGGCACATCTTTCGGATACCGAAATCCGTCTGGGGTCAGAGCCCGTTGCGGAGCAACGGGATCTGACCCCAGAACGCCGTTCCGACAGATCGCGAAAAACTGTCGAAGGCGGGGTGGGTCCGGTTGCGGGGGTGTCCGCGGCATGGATGCCGCGGCCAAGCCTACACGGACGTACTTGCGGCGTCCCCCGCAACCGGACCCACCCCGCCATCCCCCGAATAGCCCGCTCTTGAATTTGACGTTGCCATTGCCGTTGCCTCGGCAGGTGCAGGGCTGCAAGCCCTGCAAAAGAGAAACCCCACCCTACGCCTGCGTCGGTTGTGCAATCGCCCCCCGCGCACTACGATCCTGCGGTTCGCGTGCGCCCGCGTGCGCCGCATCTGCCAACCCGAGGTATCCATGGTCATCAAACCGCGCGTCCGCGGCTTCATCTGCGTCACCACTCATCCGACCGGCTGCGAGGCCGCGGTCAAGCAGCAGATCGACTACATCCGCGCCCGCCCGCCCATCCAGAACGGCCCCAAGCGCGTGCTGGTCATCGGCGCATCGACCGGCTACGGCCTGGCGGCGCGCATCACCGCGGCCTTCGGCAGCGGCGCGGCCACCCTGGGTATCTTCTTCGAACGCCCGGGCAGCGAAACCAAGCCGGGCACCGCCGGCTGGTACAACTCGGCCGCCTTCCACAAGTACGCCGACGAAGCCGGCCTGTACGCCAAGAGCATCAACGGCGATGCCTTCTCCGATGAAGTGAAGGCCAAGACCATCGAGATGATCAAGGCCGACCTGGGCCAGGTCGACCAGGTGGTCTACAGCCTGGCTGCGCCGCGCCGCAAGCACCCCAAGACCGGTGAGATCATCAGCTCCACGCTGAAGCCGATCGGCGAACAGATCACCCTGCGTGGCCTGGACACCGACAAGGAAGTGATCACCGAAACCACCCTGCAGCCGGCCACCCCGGAAGAAATCGCCGGCACCGTGGCGGTGATGGGCGGCGAAGACTGGCAGATGTGGATCGAGGCGCTGGCCGATGCCGGCGTGCTGGCCGACGGCTGCACCACCACCGCCTTCACCTACGTGGGCGAGGAGATCACCCAGGCCATCTACTGGAACGGCTCGATTGGTGCCGCCAAGAAGGACCTGGACAACAAGGTGCTGGGCCTGCGCGAATCGCTGGCAAAAATTGGTGGCGACGCGCGCGTGTCGGTGCTGAAGGCGGTGGTCACCCAGGCCAGCTCGGCCATTCCGACCATGCCGCTGTACCTGTCGCTGCTGTTCAAGGTGATGAAGGCGCAGGGCACGCACGAAGGCTGCATCGAGCAGCTCGATGTGCTGTACGACATCCTGTACGGCGGCAAGGCTGACGGCGTGGCCGTCGACCGCCTGCGCCACGATCTGGTCGATGGCCAGGGTCGCAAGGTTGCGCTGGTGGACGAGGAAGGCCGCCTGCGTGCCGACTACAAGGAAATGGCGCCGGAAGTGCAGGGCAAGGTGCTGGAACTGTGGCCGCAGGTGACCAACGAGAACCTGTACGAGATCAGCGATCTGGTCGGCTACAAGGCCGATTTCCTGCGCCTGTTCGGTTTTGGCGTGGAAGGCGTGGACTACGAGGCCGACGTCAATCCGGACGTGAAGATCGCCAACCTGGTCGATCTGACCTGAGATCGAAGGTAACGCCGGGCATGGCCCGGCGGATGCCTTGAATGCCGCTGCGCTCGCCGGGCATGGCCCGGCGCTACCGGTGCAGATCTGCGGCCCGGCGCATGCCGCTCAACCGAACTCGAAATTCATCACCGGCAGGGCAGGGCCGACGAAATCACCCTGCACGTAATCCACCCCGGCACTGAACAGCAGGGTCATGGAATTGGCGTCGCTGACGAACTCGGCGACGGTGCGGATGCCGGCTTCCTGCGCACGCGCGGTGATCTGGCTGATCAGGTCGATGTTCTCGCGGGTCGACACCAGGTCGCTGGTGAAGCTGCGGTCCAGCTTCAGCACCTGCGGCTGGAAGTGCGCCAGCAGCTGGAACGAATCCAGCCCCGAACCGAACTGCTCCAGGCCGATGCGGCAGCCCAGCGGGGCAACTTCGGCCAGGAACTGCTGTGCGGCGCGCAGATGGGTGAACACCTTGGCCTCGGGCGCGTGCAGCCACAGCCGCTCGCCTGGCACGCCGTGGGCCTGCAGTTCGCGGCGCAAAGTGGCGATCATCTTCGGGTCGTCGAAGGATTCGGGCGTCACCTTCACCAGCATCTGCGTGGCATGGCCCTCGCGCGCACGCGCGCCGAGCACGCTGATCGCGCGCGACACCACCCAGCGGTTGATGTCGGCCAGCAGGCCATGCTCCTCGGCAATGCCGAGGAAGGCCGTGGGGCTGAGCAGCTCGCCGTTGTGTTCCAGGCGCAGGTAGGCCTCGTACAGTTCCAGCGATTCGCCCTGCAGGTTCAGCACCGGCTGGTAGTGCAGCTGGAAGCCTTCACCGGCCAGGGCTTCGCGGATGCGCGCCACCCAGCGCTGCACGCGTTCTTCCTCCACACGGTCGGCAGCGGCCGGGTCGAAGATGCGGCAGGTATTGCCCAGCGCGGCGGCGGCCTGTGTGCATTCGCTGGCGCGGGCCAGCACCTGGCCGATGCTGGCGATTTTTTCGCCCACCTGCACGCCACCCACGCTGACCGTGACCGTGGCCGAGCGCGCACCAATGCTGAACACATGCGCGGCATAGGCGGCGCGGATGCGTTCGGCCAGCGCTTCGGTCTGCGCATACGGGCCCGACTGCAGCACGGCAAAGCTGTGTTCGCCGAAGCGCGCCAGCTGCGCCTGGTCGCCCACCACCTCGGCCAGCAGCCCTGCCAGGGCGCCAATCAGGGTGTCGGCCGAGTCCAGGCCGATATCGGGGATCAGGCGGGCGTAGTGGTCCGGCTCGACCAGCAGCAGGCCGAACTGGCCTTCGCTGCGGCCGGCCTGGGCCACCGCATCTTCCACCTGCAGCATGAAGGTGGGGCGGTTGAGCAGGCCGGTGACCTGGTCGCGCTGGC
This genomic window contains:
- the fabV gene encoding enoyl-ACP reductase FabV; translation: MVIKPRVRGFICVTTHPTGCEAAVKQQIDYIRARPPIQNGPKRVLVIGASTGYGLAARITAAFGSGAATLGIFFERPGSETKPGTAGWYNSAAFHKYADEAGLYAKSINGDAFSDEVKAKTIEMIKADLGQVDQVVYSLAAPRRKHPKTGEIISSTLKPIGEQITLRGLDTDKEVITETTLQPATPEEIAGTVAVMGGEDWQMWIEALADAGVLADGCTTTAFTYVGEEITQAIYWNGSIGAAKKDLDNKVLGLRESLAKIGGDARVSVLKAVVTQASSAIPTMPLYLSLLFKVMKAQGTHEGCIEQLDVLYDILYGGKADGVAVDRLRHDLVDGQGRKVALVDEEGRLRADYKEMAPEVQGKVLELWPQVTNENLYEISDLVGYKADFLRLFGFGVEGVDYEADVNPDVKIANLVDLT
- a CDS encoding EAL domain-containing protein; its protein translation is MQNANDITIRLLIVDDSGENAEAIVSTLRNSGIAVRPWRPQDSAELSQVLASQAIDLVLASPSQGIPLPLVAQHIAASGKDIPLVLLADRIDEDELVQASSNGVRALALRQRNEHLLAVVRDQWVDLQARRGLRRIEAQMRETERRCDALIASSRDPIAYVHEGMHIRANDAYLGMFGYDEFDDIEGISLLDMVAAQHVDGFKQLLKSLSRGEAPPPQYQLDARHQDGSAFPATMEFTAATYEGEACLQVVFRRRLELDTELAREVEDLRQRDQVTGLLNRPTFMLQVEDAVAQAGRSEGQFGLLLVEPDHYARLIPDIGLDSADTLIGALAGLLAEVVGDQAQLARFGEHSFAVLQSGPYAQTEALAERIRAAYAAHVFSIGARSATVTVSVGGVQVGEKIASIGQVLARASECTQAAAALGNTCRIFDPAAADRVEEERVQRWVARIREALAGEGFQLHYQPVLNLQGESLELYEAYLRLEHNGELLSPTAFLGIAEEHGLLADINRWVVSRAISVLGARAREGHATQMLVKVTPESFDDPKMIATLRRELQAHGVPGERLWLHAPEAKVFTHLRAAQQFLAEVAPLGCRIGLEQFGSGLDSFQLLAHFQPQVLKLDRSFTSDLVSTRENIDLISQITARAQEAGIRTVAEFVSDANSMTLLFSAGVDYVQGDFVGPALPVMNFEFG